CCCATTATATGAAACTAAGTTGTTTATCCTATCGAAAAGGTATTCTATGCAACATAGGATAAGATTAGACTACTCACTAATCATGGCAGGCAACTTAGGATAGGCTACCTCGGAAAGTAAGTTTCCTATAGCACTATCAATTTGGAGATGAAGCTAGTTATGGTAGAATACTTGGTGGTTGTGGTAGAAAACTTTGAGATTGTTATGCACTCGAGTGGTACACAGAAAAAGTTAGCAACTTTTGAGGTGTATTTATACAGCTATAGTGCACTCACCAGACAACTCATGTGTACTCTGAGTTGGTATCTAGAAAAAAGCAACCACATGTGGAAAAGTCTAAGTTCACCATTGATGGGGTTATTGGAGGCAAAACAAGAATAATAACTTTAAGATCGTTATGCACTTGAGTATCACACAAAAAGGGTTAGCAACTTTTAGGGTGTTTTTGTGCAACTCTAGTGTATTCAATAAGCAACTCACGTGTGTTTTCCATTATTATATCTAGAGATTCAAATTTTTTTTGCTGGCAACTTGTGCCAAAATTATGAACGACTTGTGTAATTTTGCGGGAAACTGTTTGATCCACCCCTTCTGAAATTCTCATCACCCCCTATGCAACTTCTCATCTATCCCCACTTTCTCAACTAGCCAACACCCGCGAACTAGCTAGCCAACACACACACGCTCATTTGCGTAGGCGGGCAGACTACcccagaaaaggaaagaaaaaggtTCTCATACCATTCATCCCCACATCGTTTCCTAATTTGGAATCATGATAGACAACTTAGATCCCACAAAAACTTTTCGACATTGTAGGCAACTTATATCCCTTGATAGACAACTTCCATAGTATTTTAGGCAGTTGGGGATCATCCGTAGGCAACTTCATAGCAACATAGGCCACTTGATTTCTGAGGGAGGCAATTTAGAAGCCATGTCAGACAACTTTCCACTCTACGGTAAACAACTTCATAGTATCATTGGCAACTAAACTATTTACAAATTAGTTTTCGATGTATGCAACTTAGCAACCATGGTAACCATCTATTAGAATATTGCACAAAACTATTAATAGGCTACTAGGTGAATTCACTAATACACACGATGCAATTCATCTAGCATCAAAGTTGCTCCTGTTTAGCACTAAAATTGCCTCATCTAGCATCGAAGTTGCTTTTGAAAAATTCACAACGCAACTGCCCCCCTAGCAAAATTCACACAATTGTTCTAGTAAGATTCAAATCAACTATCCCTAATAAAAATCCAAGCAACTATCCTAGCAAATCCAAGTAGTTGTAATTCCAAAACACAATGCAAAATTATTCTAAGCAACTGTCCTAGCAAAACCAAGCAACTGTCTTGAAAATCCAAGCAATCGCATTACCAAAATACACCGTGCAAAACTGTCCAAGCAAAAACCAAGCAACTTCCCTAACCAAACCAGGCAATTGCATTACGACACGATGCAACTCTTCTAGCATATCCAAGTGACTTATTTATCCCCATAATTGATTGCAAAAAATTGCCCCACTAATTCAAACAAAAATGACATGCATTTGGGCAAGGACCGTGGTTTTTTCATAACAGGCAACTTCATAACAATGGTTGGCAACTAGGGAGAAATGTTTTATCTCCTTGTGCAAAATATGGATAGGCGATAATAGGACAATGTATGCATAATATATGTTGAACGCAAGTTGCTTCTTTACTGCTGAAGGTTGCCTCCATGTAATTTTAAAGTTGCCTACGAATGATGCTCAGTTGCGTACATACAATGAAAATTTGTCCCATATGATTTTTATGTTGTCTACGATATACTTGATAGGTAAATTCACTAGTACACATGATGCAAGGaagttgcttctgtttagtacttgCCTCGACTAGAACCAAAGTTGCTTTAAAAAAAAATCATCGAAACATATacatatgagatctagttttgaagatctcgtcgtgAGAAACCTAATAATGAAAACGGATTTTCATTTTGACACTCGGTTCAAAAGTTATAGCTTTTAAAAAATTAAGATGAAATAAAGTGGGATGACACAGCACATGCATGCAGGTAATCCTTAGTGATCATCCACCACCTGACAACGCCAGATACATTGCAAGGAGGAAGGAGGCCGTTTTCTTAGCAGTTTTGTCGCGTAGCAGGTGCGCAAGCATGGGACAGCTCGCGTGTGCACTCGCGACGTCCATCCGGCGCAGCTGCGCGATTAAGAATTCAGGAAAAAACAAAAGCGAATAACTAGCCATTATCACATAGAAAAGTGCttggttttatttttattttttacaGGTCACAAAAAAATTGCTATTTTCATAAACTTTAAATCTGGAAACATACTTGAGTCACTTGGACGTGAGACTTTAAAATGTAACAGTATGAACTTAGTTAGAGAAGTACATGCTCCCAAATGCACCTCATATTTTCCCCGTTTACATAATGAATTATGTCACTTATTTTTAAATCAAAAATGAGTACTACTTTTTTTCCAGGCATTTCCCTTGTGTTTTTAACAGACATTTCCCATGATATTTTTTTAGAATCTTCCCATGATTTTGGACTAGGCTTCCTCACAGGAGGCTGCTTGCTGGAAGTAGAGGCTAGGTACTATGAAACATGATACTGAGAAAAAAAAATCACAGCATCCACATTGATCATCGACAAGTGGCGGAGATCATATATTTCTGAGTTGACGTCGACAGCATCTCACGCCTATTGGAGCCTGCTGAACTGATGCCAATCAGCAACACAAAATCGATATAAGCCTGGATATTTTCAGCAACGCGAAGGAACCATCACGACATCAGTACCAGCACAAAAATCAAGCAGTGGAACTCTGATGCTTCAGTAATCCAGTTCACTAACCATTGCCTGATATGAACAAAATACTGAAGCTTCAGGCAAATACCATAATCTTTCTTCGGATCTTTCCATATTTATGACACATTATTGGCATTACAAAAAAAACAATGCTCAATTTCCTCTCGATTAAAAAGATGGCAACCATACCTTGTTAGGGTTGCTCGCACATGAATAAAACCACCTTCAACTTGTTAGGACATTGAATTATCAATAGTTTTCTCCAACCGTTTTCCATAGTCCCCTAGTTTGATGATGTTACTTTGGCATCATCACTTGGATTTTCCCGGAGTAGCTGTGATCTGGTAAGGTTATATGCATATCTGACTGAATATATTCCACACTTGAGTGCGAGGCCAAGAGGAAAATCAGTACAACCTTCGGAGCTTCAATGGAAGTTTCCTGAGGATCCTCTCTGCAATCTCTCCGGGATAGAGGTTCAACGGAAGTTTCCTGAGGAAAGGAGATAACCAATCGAACAAAGAAAAGTAGCGTAGCCACAATTAATAAAGGCAGGAAATAGTAGTATACCACTAATAAAGATACTAAAGCAGTGAGTACAATAAGACATAGGTTAGAGCAACAAAAGGGAGTATACAGTTATAGTAGTTATACCTTAAGTAAAATATTAGCATCAGTACAGTTACTTTAATACTAGCAAAAATAAGTGTCAAGTGCTAACCTTAACAAGCACCAGCTCAAAAGTGGTAACCCTAACACATTCTTATCTACTAGAAAGAACAACTCCATTATTGTACTAAACATGCCTCTAAAATGTTTAGTTCTACTCTAAAACAGAGTGATCAGCCAACTAAAACAGAGTGGCAAGTCGACTTTTCTGATTAGCCTGAGAAAGCAAGACTAGTACATTTTATTTTGCACATTGTCCAGCAGAGACGAGAGTACAAGAACGCACCTACGAAGGCTAACATTTGCAGTTTCGTAAACCCTCCTTATCACTACTTTCTAGGTATTGACAAGTAAAAAGCTTTATATCAGGGATAGTATTTCATCCCAAATTGTTGGAACTGGAACAGAGTTAAACAGATGGTTTCCCAACACAGTTGACTCATGGATGTGGAAAATTAAACTAGATAATCCAGCCATAGTTTTAATTTGAATCCTTTAGAAGAAAAATATAGCTGGAAATTTTTCATGCATCATCAAGAGATTATGATCATTTCTGATACTGACCTTTATCAACCTTTTGAGCTAAAATGATCACATtacatgatgcacacatatgcAAACTTCTATGAATATAACATCAAACCAGAAAAAACAAGAGACCAAGAAAATCTTAGCAGTGCAAACACCTAGATAGAATTGTATGTGTGCACATCAGAACATAAGCACCTGTTGTTTAGCCACTCAGGTAAAACATTACAAATAAATAAATCAAATTAGAACATACTAGTATCTCACTGCCTCATATGGCTCATACTTGTTGCACATCAAAAGACACAGAACATTCTACAGCTCATACCAAGTGTCTTGTACACATCCATAGTAGAAGATAAATAATTCTGGCTTAGCCAATAGAGGTACACACGGAAATGTCTTGTACATCCGTACTTGTTGCCTTATCAAAAGGCACAAAGCATACGACAAATCGCACTAACACATCAATGAGGGAAACATCCAACGAGACAAATACTAGAAATGAAAACCAATGCAGAGATCAAACTGAAACTAAAGGTAGCATTTTGTATGAACAATAGATCATCTCCGTTTGAATCTCTGTGAAGAGTTCACTTGAAAACGCGACGGCCCACTGAGCACCTCGTCCATATCAGCAGAACATTCATCAACTGGGAGTTGCCAGCCGTAGGCTGGACAGCAGTGGCACATATGGGAAATATTGCTCATGCGCGAGGTAGGTCCGCTCAATGTGGTGCACAGCTGTACTTTCACgatgatccaaatcatatgcCAACAGTTCATTATTGTTGAAATCGGCCATAAAGATGATATTGGCATGTGGGTGTACTCCGATGACTTTGAGGTCCCAGCCGAGACAAAAATTCTCCTTTGGAATCACATCTGAAAGCTTGTGCAACAATATCCAATGCGCGCATCCGTCGTCCAAATAAGACGCATCCTGGTTATAAATCCCTTCACTGAGAACGTAGACAGATATAGTTGAGAATGAGGCCGAGCCATATCCTTCTTCACTGTCGTCAGAGTTGATATAAAACAGTTGTCCTGCAGATTTTCCGATGAAACCCGAGAAACTGGGATCGATGAAATTCGGCACGGGGATGGTTCTCCATTTTAGCCCTTTTGCATCAACTATTGCCAGCCCATCAAGATGTATGAGCAGGTGCAAACACCCCTCACTGAAAACTCCAAGTGGACCGCCGCACAAGCTAACCTGGATGTCCCATTTGGGTTCCATTGCTACCCATGCACCAGTTTCGGAAGAGTAAATGTTGAGCCCTGTCACAACCGGGGGAACCCCATCCTGGTCTTGGTCTGGCCATCCCATCACAAACTGGAACACATGAAACTCCTGAGTGGAGACACCACTATCGAAGCCCAAGTAAGAGCCACAGCAGTTGCCGGCGTAGCCAGAGTGGGGCAGCAGAATATACTCACCGGTAGTTGGATTGGAGACCATGTAGCCAGATTGTGGCTCCGGCGTGCCCGTCCCAATCCGGGTAAGAAACAGCCCATCGCAGGAATCCTTGACAGTGAAGAAACAGTCTGCGCTGTCTGGCGGTAGTGGCAAGCGCGGGTAGGTCCTGGGCACGCTCGCCCAAGGGAAGGCAGAGAGGTCGGCGTAGTTGACGGCCAAGCCGCGGGACTCGGCAGAGTCGGCCGGGATGTGGTAGAAGAAACCGGCCAGGGACTGCACAATCTTCTTCCGACTCTCCGGATCTGCGATGAGGTCGCGCCAGGCAGGGCACACACACTTGCAGACGCAGAGTGATTTGTAGGGCACGCGAGAGAGGATCTCCGCCATTAGGTCGTGGGTGAGCCTGGACATCGGCTCCTCCATGCCGACCGTCCGCCGCGAGCGCTGGCTACGGTTCTTGGGTGGAATAggtaggcggcggcagcggcggagaTGGATGgatggcggcggcagcggcggagatggatggatggcggcggcggcggcgccggagatggatggatggcggcggcggcggcggcggagtgcctTTGGAGCTGGGGACTCGGAGTGGGGATGGGGACTGGGTGGTGCTCTGGTCGGGCGTGGCATGGGCCAACAGGGTGTGGCCGTGTGGGGCGTTTTTTTTAGGGAAATGCGTTTATAAAAAAAAATCAGGGAATGAGTTTATTTTTTGATAAAGGGAGCTTTTATTATTTTAAAGAATTAAGCATTACACCCGGGCTCTGCATAACTGAGATGCAAGTCCAGGAAAATGAGTTTATAAATGTCCTGCAGGGGACAATGCCTGTGATGGAAACCTCTAACATAAAAATAAGAatgtttatttattttttgttggTTTGATTTGAAGAGCACATGGTCCTTTTATTTTAGAAAAATTCAAAGATGACTGCTATTTTGAATTTTTCCAAAAGAAATCTGGTGTGTAGATCTTAGAGTGGGCCGTGTGCCAGTAAATTTTGTGATTTTCTTTTTATTAATTTGCGGTATGGACAAAAAAAAGAGTAAATAGCTGGAATAGCATTGTCACATAGAGAAGTGCTTGGGTTTTTCACTTTTTTCATGGATCATAAAAAAATTGCGATTTTCATAAAAGTTTTATCTGCAAAGGTACTTGCTCATTTGCATGTGCGGTTTTTATAGTTTGCGGATTTTTTTAGGGAAGTACATGCTCCGAGTGCATCTCATATTTTCCGACTCACATACCCGTTTGCATGATGAATTATGCCATTTGTTTTTAATAAAAAATATGATACTTGATATGTTGCATGAATTTCCTGTGATTTTGAGACTAGGCTTCATCCAAAAACTAAAGGCCAAGCCCAACACGACTGTCAAATAAATCTAGAGTACGATGCACACAAACAAATATAAGATAACCCGACTGTAGGGTAGCAAACTTTATTTAATTCATGCTATAATGTCTGGAATCGAGCTAAACAATAATTAGACTAAGATAAAAGATAAATAGAGCTAAATTTAGAAACAACCTAGCAGAGTGGCGTTTCAAGGATTGGGCTCGGGTATCCGGTTTGCTCCTCCACCGAGAATTATGTTGTGTGTGTAAATCTAATAGTAAGATGTTGGAATATTAGGAAAGTTCATGAttaatttcaataaataattcatgGCTAGAATAGAGAATAGCATGTAACAATCTAGCATACTAGATTAACAGTAAAGCATGCACATGTAACAATAACTAAGACATGAACAGATCATGAGGAATGTACTATTCGTTAGCTGTTGCAGGAGTGACGTTGTgttgatgacgatggcgacgacgATCTGTTGCTGATGGCGTTGGAGACGAGGATGAGTAGGctgcccgacttggacggaagacgacccgtgatgacgaactTGAGCAGTCACGCAgagcgctttccaaaaacctaattcgtcctctcctgATGCAGGATCGCAAGGACGAACGGTTCCGAAGACCCGCACTCCCGCACGCCGGCGTTCGGGATAGACGTAGCTGCGCAAGTTGCGAAAAGAGGCAAGACCCAAGGTGTTTCGGTGTATCTTTGGTCGGGGCCAGTAAGCAGTATATATAGGAGGACCAGAGGCAGTATCGTGTCGCGATCATGATCTCAAATCGACTTGGTTTCCAAGTCAAACTTACCGGACAAGGAAACAATCAACTTGTCTGTCAAGACAccaaaaaataaaacggcaaaagaaaGTCGTGCCCCTGCAAGGCAACGGACTGGATTTCGGTGGACCATTCACGCGGACGCCGCCCTGGCCCGTGCCTGAGCCCGGCCAGGGCGGCGCTCACGTGTGGTTTTCTATTTCTCTCTTTAACACCTCACTAAGTGTGGTgtagagaacccactatataaggaggtctcaAACTTCCTCAAGTTCCGGGGTGATACTAAACTTTAGAATCACCACTTGTTATTTTTACACATGGGCCACTTTGAGATTTCAAAAATTGTTAATTGGCCAGGCCCATTTATTTCAAGCAATCCCCCATATgatctcaaatacccatttagagatttgccttTTCTCACTACTTGTTTAATATACtagtgtttcagcagagactgttaagttgaacttctgcctagaGCTTTAAGTTACATCCGTCcacaatttaaaaaccaggcatctcaatgttttgccggcaatcaacgttgccctggtgtttgaaattcattcccatttattgcatgggacctaagcatgcacccaaggacacagatttgatttttcaaccaatttatatgcactggagcaagtgcatgtagtttaaatttgaattatgcacataaatgcattgaaaactcagttaatgcataaaaatgtccaaacgaaccccaaaaatcacaaaaattgacacaacactcctgttgttctatgttgacatgagaaaaattttggaagcaataagaggcaatggatattgtttcgtccccaaaggtggtatgttccgtaccgaaaccatcatgcttgttgtgagaagctctgatttgtgagaagcatatatccaaacctgccccaaatgggacaaaaatattaccatgacatgttgatgccgctccatgatagcatgccaagtttcatgaatttcagacgagttttggatttactagaatttaaaaaccaggcatctcaatgttttgccggcaatcaacggtgcccaggtgtttgaaattcattcccatttcttgaatgggacctaagcatgcacccaaggacacagatttgatttttaaccaatttatatgcactggagcatgtgcatgtagttcagatttgaattatgcacataaatgcattaaaaatcagttaatgcataaaaatgtccaaacgaaccccgaaaaatcacaaaaattgacacaacactcctgttgttctatgttgacacgagaaaaaatttggaagcaataagaggcaatggatatcgtttcgtccccaaaggtgggacgttccctatcgaaaccatcatgcttgtgagaagctctggtttgtgagaagcatatacccaaacctgcgccaaatgggacaaaaattttaccacggtatgttgatgacgcttcatgatagcatgccaagtttcattattttcagacgagttttggatttactagaatttaaaaaccaggcatctcaatgttttgccggcaatcaacagtgccctggtgtttgaaattcattcatattttttgcatgggacctaagcatgcacctaaggacacatatttgatttttcaaccaatttatatgcactgaagcatgtgcatgtagttcaaatttgaattatgcacataaatgcattgaaaactcagttaatgcataaaaatgtccaaacgaaccccgaaaaatcacaaaaattgacacaacactcctgttgttctatgttgacatgagaaaaaatttgaaagcaataagaggcaatggatatcgtttcgtccccaaaggtgggacgttacctaccgaaaccatcatgcttgttgtgagaagctctggtttgtgagaagcatatacacaaacctgccccaaatgggataaaaaaatacggtatgttgatgccgctccatgatagcatgccaagtttcatgaatttcagacgagttttggatttactagaatttaaaaaccaggcatctcaatattttgccggcaatcaacggtatcctggtgtttgaaattcactcccatttcttgcatgggacctaagtatgcacccaaggaaacatatttgatttttcaaccaatttgtatgcactggagcatgtgaaggaaatatgccctagaggcaataataaagttgttatttatatttccttatatcatggtaaatgtttattattcgtgctagaattatattaaccggaaacttagtacatgtgtgaatacatagacaaacagagtgtcactagtatgcctctacttgactagctcg
This sequence is a window from Aegilops tauschii subsp. strangulata cultivar AL8/78 chromosome 7, Aet v6.0, whole genome shotgun sequence. Protein-coding genes within it:
- the LOC120968289 gene encoding F-box protein At5g07610 is translated as MPRPTRAPPSPHPHSESPAPKALRRRRRRHPSISGAAAAAIHPSPPLPPPSIHLRRCRRLPIPPKNRSQRSRRTVGMEEPMSRLTHDLMAEILSRVPYKSLCVCKCVCPAWRDLIADPESRKKIVQSLAGFFYHIPADSAESRGLAVNYADLSAFPWASVPRTYPRLPLPPDSADCFFTVKDSCDGLFLTRIGTGTPEPQSGYMVSNPTTGNFR